The Coffea arabica cultivar ET-39 chromosome 1e, Coffea Arabica ET-39 HiFi, whole genome shotgun sequence genome has a window encoding:
- the LOC113709761 gene encoding auxin-induced protein PCNT115-like, which translates to MAAVRKVKLGSQGLQVSVQGLGCMGMSAFYGNPKSESEMIPLIHHAIDSGITHLDTSDAYGPHTNEILIGKALKGGYREKVQLATKFGHVIREDGTRAGVCGEPAFVRAACEASLKRLDVDYIDLYYVHRIDTRVPIEATVGELKKLVEEGKVKWIGLSEASPETIRRAHAVHPITAVQLEWSLWTRDAEESVIPTCRELGIGIVAFGPLGSGFLASGPKLVENLNTTPDFDVRKANPRFQPENVQHNLKMYEQVEEMASRKGCTPSQLALAWVHHQGDDVCPIPGTTKIQNLESNIKALSVKLTSEEVAELESIANAIKGERLAPQYLALTWRFANTPPLSSWKAT; encoded by the exons atggcaGCAGTGAGGAAGGTCAAGCTGGGCTCCCAAGGCCTACAAGTATCTGTACAGGGGCTTGGATGCATGGGCATGTCTGCTTTCTATGGCAATCCCAAATCGGAGTCCGAGATGATCCCTCTCATCCACCATGCCATCGACAGTGGCATCACCCACCTCGACACTTCCGACGCCTATGGCCCTCACACCAACGAAATTCTCATTGGAAAG GCCCTGAAGGGAGGATACAGGGAGAAGGTGCAACTAGCGACCAAGTTTGGGCACGTAATACGTGAAGATGGGACCAGAGCCGGCGTCTGTGGTGAACCAGCATTTGTTAGAGCTGCGTGCGAGGCTAGTCTGAAACGTCTGGACGTTGATTACATTGATCTCTACTATGTTCACCGAATTGACACTCGTGTGCCTATTGAAGCCACG GTTGGAGAACTTAAGAAGCTGGTTGAAGAGGGCAAAGTAAAATGGATAGGGCTGTCAGAGGCCTCACCGGAGACTATCAGAAGGGCACATGCAGTACATCCAATAACAGCAGTTCAGCTCGAGTGGTCTTTGTGGACACGAGATGCTGAAGAAAGTGTTATTCCTACTTGCAG GGAACTTGGAATTGGGATTGTTGCTTTTGGTCCCCTAGGAAGCGGATTCTTGGCATCTGGACCAAAATTGGTTGAGAATCTGAACACAACTCCTGATTTTGATGTCCGAAAG GCAAACCCAAGATTTCAGCCAGAAAATGTTCAGCACAATCTGAAAATGTATGAGCAGGTTGAGGAAATGGCTTCAAGAAAGGGTTGTACTCCATCTCAGTTAGCATTGGCATGGGTTCATCACCAAGGAGATGATGTCTGTCCAATTCCAGGAACCACCAAGATACAGAACCTCGAGAGTAACATCAAGGCTTTATCTGTCAAGTTAACCTCAGAGGAAGTGGCTGAACTCGAGTCCATCGCTAATGCAATCAAGGGTGAAAGATTAGCACCTCAGTACTTGGCTCTTACTTGGAGGTTTGCCAATACTCCACCATTGTCCTCGTGGAAAGCTACATGA
- the LOC113709769 gene encoding uncharacterized protein, which produces MPATAGRVRMPANNRVHSSAALQTHGIWQSAIGYDPYAPTAKDDGKKASTTSKVSDSAEPEPENAYASFQGLLALARITNSNSDEARGSCKKCGRVGHLTFQCRNFLSVREDVNRGGNVDDDVIREVVLEKLKGEKVKGLVKKVGLESGESSEDEEEEEDSESSDSDYDSEMERIIAEKYEKKVNGKAKVGSRRKAEEDDDDDEDEEDRRGRSRKRRNRKRENNDSEDEERRRRKRKKERRNRDDDESSDEEDESKRRKKRKSRKERRRRRSHRHSSDYSDASPEDSGDRRRKRRSRRTASTSDSDDTGSDDPRVGRDKRRSEKKSRKSRHGD; this is translated from the coding sequence ATGCCGGCCACAGCAGGAAGGGTTCGCATGCCGGCGAACAACCGGGTGCACAGTAGCGCTGCCCTCCAGACTCACGGTATATGGCAGAGCGCTATTGGGTACGATCCTTATGCACCCACGGCTAAAGACGATGGTAAGAAAGCTTCGACGACCAGCAAAGTTTCCGATTCTGCTGAACCCGAGCCTGAAAATGCCTATGCTAGCTTCCAGGGTTTGCTGGCTTTAGCCCGGATtacgaattcgaattcggatGAGGCTCGTGGGTCGTGTAAAAAGTGCGGGAGAGTTGGGCACTTGACTTTTCAGTGTAGAAATTTTTTGAGCGTCAGGGAGGATGTGAATAGAGGGGGGAATGTTGACGATGATGTGATCAGGGAGGTGGTTTTGGAGAAATTGAAGGGGGAGAAGGTTAAGGGGCTTGTGAAAAAGGTAGGGTTGGAGAGTGGGGAGAGTAGTGAAgacgaggaggaggaggaggatagCGAGAGTTCGGATTCAGATTATGATTCTGAGATGGAGAGGATTATTGCGGAGAAGTATGAAAAGAAGGTCAATGGGAAAGCAAAGGTAGGCTCCAGGAGGAAGGCTgaagaggatgatgatgatgatgaggatgaggaaGATAGGAGGGGAAGGTCAAGGAAAAGGAGGAACAGGAAGAGGGAGAATAATGATTCAGAGGATgaggagaggaggaggaggaagaggaagaaggaGAGGAGGAACAGGGATGATGACGAGTCTTCTGATGAGGAGGACGAGTcgaagaggaggaagaagaggaaaagtAGGAAGGAAAGGAGGAGAAGGAGGAGTCACAGGCATTCGTCTGATTACTCTGATGCTTCTCCTGAGGATTCTGGTGATAGGCGACGCAAGCGGAGAAGCAGGAGGACAGCTTCAACATCTGATTCTGATGATACTGGTTCTGATGATCCTCGGGTTGGCAGAGATAAAAGGAGGTCTGAGAAGAAGAGCAGGAAGAGTCGCCATGGAGACTAG